The Zalophus californianus isolate mZalCal1 chromosome X, mZalCal1.pri.v2, whole genome shotgun sequence genomic interval GCTAGAGAGGAGGCGTGAGGCGGAAGGCAAAAGGGGCACACTACAGGAGGGCAGGGgacccacctcctccttccccctgggACCCACATGTCCTCCCTTAATCTGCGCCTCACCGTCTCCACTCACTTCCTCCTGGGACGGGAAGGTGCCCAGCCACAGCCTGCCATGTATGTGTTTACAGCAACACGACCTTGGGCTCCTTGGTCTGAATATGCGACGGGGATCTTGTgctcagaggagggaagggaggccagCAAAACTGGTCAGCCAGGATTCTGATCATGCCCTCCCCGgtccctttctccccttcctcacgCTGGCCACCATGGCGCTGTGGTCCCCGGGGGGTGTGGGTGCTGGACTTCCCCCAGTCACAGCTTGCCCGACTGTCTGCCCGCGGACACCCCAGCTGAAGGTCTCTCCCAAACACATTCAGTCAGACCACAGCGTGCCATGTTACCCCGCCAAGAGAGAACCACAGGGTCCGGGTGAAGGCCGGAGCCTCAGCAACCAAGCCCACCTTCTCAAGTGAGGGGTTTGGAGGGGAAGGATTGAGTCCCACGAATGTCCTTTTCCAGGCTGAGCTCTGTGCTTGTCCCACCCCGTGCGGGATGGTCTGGCCACCTGAGCTCATGGCACAGGGCCCCGAAGGAAGGCAGGCTGAGAAGGGGGGGGGGACGTGGGGGGAACCAAGTCGGCCCAATATTCCGTGGGGAAGCCACCCTCTACTTCCCATCCTCACTGCGCCCATCCTGCCCCGTCCCCGGTAGCTCCCGACAGAGCAGTCTCCCGAACGAGCTCCCTGCTGCTAAGGCGAGGCCTGTATCAGCCCCTCTGAGGCAGCCTTCCCTCCCACTGTCCTTCCTTCAACACACACGGGAGGGCTCAGACCTCAGACGATCACAGAGTCGGATCCACAGCCTTCTCTGGGGGCTCCCAATGGAGCATCCCCGCACCCTGTCCGGGGGTCTGGGGACTTCCACGGCATTCCCCTCCTGATGTAGGAATTTAACAGCACCCCCTGAAAGGTCGATCCGCCCCTTGCTTCTGCTCATTCAGTATCTTACCGGTTCTTGGCCACAGTCTCTCCCCCTTTACTCCCTGAACCACACCGCTCTCCCTCCAGGGAGGTTATCCCTGATTAattttattcacacacacacacacacacacacacacacacacacacacccaacagaCGAACAGACGCACACACCAACCTTGACTGTTCTGGGGACCATtgacccgccccccccaccccgccccggctTCAGTGCATGAAACACCCGGTCTCTCGGGAAGGGTGTCTGGTCTGGCAGAAGCGACCCTCACCTCACTCAGACCCAGATCTGTCCCTCTGACTCTCAGGCCAGCACAGCCCTGGGTCCCGGCTGAAGGAAGGAAGCCATCCCCACCCGTCAGCGAGGGGGAAATGGAACACGGAGTCCAGACCAAATCTCCCGTGGACTGAAGGGGCAGTCAGGGAGCCGGAGCGGGGACACGGAAATAGCGCTTCCGGAAAAACCTGGGTCATGGTGGTGGTCGAACAGCATTGGAAGGGGACCAGGCAGACGCATCGAGACCCATCACACACCCCTGCCATAGAGGCGGGCGGCCACTTTCCAACCAAGGGTCCGGAGACGaccaggctggaggaggggggcaggcgGCTTGCACAGGAGGGACAGGAGAGCTCTGACGGCTAGACCATCCGTTTCCGGCTGCTGGCGGGCAGTTTGCCCCAGGGCAGCCCAGAGCCCCCACAAGCCTCGacgcccccacctccagcccagaGACGGACCTGTGCTTTTGCCCTGTTCCCCGTACCTCCCCTCTGGCTCTGCACCCCACTGGGCTGTGACTTCTGCGACTTCTGCCTCCAccccgccgccaccaccaccaccgaaCCCAAGGAGGGAGAAGTGAGGCATTGGAATCCCAGTGTCAAGGCCCAGGGCtaaagaggagagggggaggatgCGCCAGTTTCCGGGCCAGGGGTCCTTGTGCACGGTGGcaccagagggagggaaggactcCGCCGAGGGAACGgggcccaggaggaaggggcaagAGGAGCTCAAGTGTGCTCTTTACCACGGGTTGAAGCACAGGGGCAGGGAAGGCCAGCGAGGGCAAGCCACAGGCGCAATCAAGGACATTcagagagcggggggggggggggggggggcgcgggaggAGCAGGACAGCGATcccaaggagggaaggaagactgCAGCTCTGGAAGGGGCCCTGAGTTCctgctgcagggggagggggcaggggggagaacGGAGATGGACGGGGAGTCCGGGACCCAAAAAGAGGGGGAGATGAGGGGAGAAACCGAAGGGggcccgcggggggggggggtggaagggagcaCATGCTCAGGTGGCCGGCCAGGCAGAGCCCACACGGATCccagagcggggtggggggcacgcTGGGGGCGGGACGGCAGGGCTCCTAGCACAGGCCGGGCCACACTCCGCACAAGGGCAAGGCCTACCACATGACCCCGGAGGTCCTCTTCTGGAAAAGGCTGTGACAGGGAGCAGCTCCCTGCCccgaccctcccctctcccacccctccccacccccggaccagcccccccgcccccacacacgcCCCACAGAGAGGGCAGACCACAGACCTGAGAGGTACTTTAATTTGAAACTGCTGTGaaccggggcggggagggggggcaaaAGAACAGGGAGAGGAAGCCTTGGCTGAGGGCGGGCAGGAGGGAACCGGCTTGGCCACAGCTCCCTGGCTGCGAAGGCACCAGCTGCCCCTCTGCTACAGAGATGCTGGGCTCCGCCTGCCCGACAGCGCAGGGTCCAGGAAGAGCCCGAGCCGGGGCCAGCCTCCGGCCCTGCCGACATCCACGGCCGTGCGAAGCGGAGCGGTGTGTGTAACAACTCACTTCAGAGGCTCTGGCCCTTGTCAGCCAGGGACCGCATGGCCGCTGAAACAGAGACAGGCGTCAGCAGGCCCTCCAGCCCCGGGGAGAGGGAAACCCGTGCCCCTTCCCCGACGGGAACCACCTAGCCCTGCGACCCGAGAACCCCTCCAGCCCCGGGCCTGAATCCCTCACCCACCACCTCAATTCCATATGGACACGTCCTCTAAGGGAACAAGATGCGGCCAGTAGTTCTCTAGCTTTGGGGCACATCGGACGCGTTCACCTACGGAGCcgacacacgcacgcacgcacgcgcacgaACACGCACACGAACACACGCCTTGCGAGCCATACCAAGGAGCAgttaaagggaaaatgaaggaggcATCTGCAAACGTCCTAGAAGAGGGAGACCTCTGGGACCTGTTCGCACCGGCAGAGCGTGCACGCAGTCGAGGCAGGGCTTCCCCGTTTGTGCACACACCCAGCTGCACACGCACAGCAGGCTCCGGGGCCAGGCCTGCCAGGTCCTCCTCCCCACAGGAATGCTGGTCCCTGGGAGGCCGCCTGCACCTGCAGCCCATCCTGGGTTCGGCACCAAggaccccccccagccccccaggctgCCTCTGCCCCAACCCGGCCCCGGCCCGAGCTTCCTCATACCAAGCTGCTCTTTAAGGTCGTCTATTTCTCTCTGTAGCACGAGACACTAGGCCCGcagacagcagagagagagagaaagagagagagagagagagagagagagagaaactattaGTATCCTCTGGCTTCCTCTCTCCTCGACCTCCCCCTCTCCCACGGGCACTACGGCCCCAAGCCCAGTGGCTAGACCCGCACAGGCTCCTCAGTGGAAAGGGGGCGCCTTCCCTCTGTGGGGAGCGGACGGGAGTCGGGGAACACCTATGTCAGTCTAGCCTGGACCCGGATCCCACCCTCCGGTTTGGGCCCGCATTCCTAGGAGCCCCGGGGAGCGTTACCCGCAGACAGCCCTGCGCGCCAGCCGGTGGTTCCTGCTGCCTTCCTGGCCTTGCGGGCTGGCCCGGCGGCTCCTGGTCACCTGCGAGGGAAAGGACATCCGACCCAGCTTCCCAGGCCCCCAGGGAGCTGCAAAGGGCCTCGGCGGGGTGGAACGTGAGGCAGCACCACCCTCTGCTGGCGACAAGTGGCCCCTGCTCTGGCCGCAGCGGCAACCTTCTCTCGGGGCccgtcccccctgccccccaggggcAGCCCACCCTTGAAGGTGGCCCCCCGGGGACTGGGGCTCTGGCTTGGACTCTCCCAGAGCGGCAGCACAGCCAGCGCCTGGGGCGAGCCACGTGGCCAAACAGGACGGAACAGAATGTAAGGCTCTGCTCTGCGGAAAGTCTGTGTCCGGGGCTGCAGTTTGGGGCACTGCCACGCAGCACCCCTGCTGCACAAACCCCACGCGGGGGAGGATGTGGCTTAAGGCCGGGTCCGTCGAGACCCCATTTCCTGCGGGAGAagctgccctgggagggaggcGGGGAACAAAGCTGAGCCCCCAGCAGAGCCGGAGCCAGAggtgtccctcctcatctcctccccccgcccccgcactcCTGTGACAGCCACAAGACTCACCGGACAGGGCAGGCCCTCTGTGCAGGACGTCTCCCTGGCTCAGGGCCCAGGGCTCCGAGCTTCCTGGAACTTGGGGTGCTCTGGCGTGGAGATCACCGCTGCTGCATTCCCTGCGATGCATGCACGAAGATGGGCCTGGCCTCTGTGTTGGaagctaaaagaaaaatttctcacCGACCCGGACTTGGGATGTGGGAcgtggtgtgtgtgcgtgtgcgggCGCGCGCGTCTGAGTGTGGGTAGGCgtacacacgtgtgcacgtgcGTTTAGCAGCTGGGGTGAGGCAGGGAATAGGGAGGGGAACTCAGAGGCTGGTCTGGCTGGTGCTTCCTCCCTCAGTCAGCCCCGGGCCAGGAGGCAGAACTGAGCCAGGGAGAAGAGCGGGGCACTGACAAAGCCCAGGCGTCTAAAGACTGAGAGTTCGTGGACCAAGCTTGGAAATCAGCTACCAGCCCTCCCTTCATCCCGGCCCCTccctgggggaaggaggcaggaaacGGGCCAAGGGTCCGGAACGGTGGCGGGCACACACGCACTGCTACCCTAGGTTAACGTCTGCCCCTGCGAAAACGACCCACGACGCGATCTGGCATGCCCGTGCTCCCAGTGACCCAGGGGCAGCCACGGCAACCCCTGaagtagggacagagggagcatgGGTAAAgaagtgggcagagggggaggggaagggcaccCAGAGAGGAGGAGCATGGCCTACTCACTTGGCCCTTTGGGAGGACCGCGTCTCTGTTGGAGTCACCGCCTTCTCCTGCAGTGGCCGCCACCTCTGCCTCCCGTGTCCTCCTGGCCACAGATTTCTTGCCGGCGGCGCCCGCGCGCTTGGACTGTTTGGGTCCCGAAGGGGCCAAGGAATACCTCTCGGACCTCCCAAGCAGCGGGACACCGGAGATTGGGGGGAAGGTGGCTGGTTCCAGGGGAGCAGCCGAGACTCTCTGCCCCCAGGAAGGGAAGCTTTTGCCCGGGGCCACTTTTGAGGGCCCCCCTAGGCATTTCTTCTCCTGGGCCGCCTTACTCCTCGAGGTGGCCTGGGGCAGGCCACCTGCAGcggcagcaacagcagcagctcCCTGGTAGCTGGGCctgctctcccccttcccccagacCACACTTGGCATTTTCTTAGAGGAGGAGACGTCCAGCTCTCCAACGGCCTGCCTCTCCACAACCGAAGTGAATCCTCGGGGAGCGGAGGTCAGGAAAGGGCCCCGCACGTGAAGGAACTTCTCCCTGACGTGGAAATTCGCGGGTCTGGCTGTGTCCCCGGGATCCTCGGGGCTGCTGGGCTTGGCTGGGCCGCCTTCTTTGGAGTAAATGCTCACCCTCATCAGCTGTATCTCGCTGAACTCATCTGAGGACTCGGGGTCGGAGGGCAGCCCGCCGGGGCCTTCGGTGGCCGGGGGCCGCTGGCGATACACCCGGACGGTCGACCTGCCCTTGGCTCCTCTTTTCGGGTTCCCCCAGGCCCGGCCCCCCTCGGGCCCACCGACGTGCAGTGGGGCGGCGGAAGGCGGCCGCGACCCCACGCGGCCCAGGGCGAGCGCGCCTCGCCCACTGGGCCCTGCCTCGAGGCCGGCCCAACCGCCCGACGCCTCCACGGCGCCGCTCTCCGGGGACGGGTTTCTCCGCAGGCCCCGGGCATCGCGGTCTGTCAGCTGCTGCTCCGTGTTCGCCGCGGACTCGTCAGCGAGGTGGGACGCGTAGTCCAGGGCGTCCGCCTTGTCGTCGGCCGGGGCGCCGGGGCGGCCTTCGCGGCCCCACGGCACGGGCCCTCCCGCTTCCATCACTTCCCGCTCGGACTCGAAGCCCTCGGCGTCTGGGAACCCACCCTCGCCCTCGCCCTCGCCCTCGCCGCTGCGCGGCGGCCCCAGATCCAGACCTCGTCCCGGGGCCCGCGGGGCCCGGCGGCCGGCGGGGCGGACGCTGGCCTGTCCCCCGCCCTCCGGGCCCAGACCCAGACCCACTCCCCAGGCAGACACCTCATCCGGAGCGCTCATGCCGGCCACGCCGCGCAGCCCGGGTTCGAGGGAGCCGATCGCCCTTGTCCCGGCGCGACAGGCGAGAGGGGAGAGGCGCGAGGCGATTGACGCGCGACGTGCGACGGGAGCCGCGAGGCCTCCTGGCGACGCAGGCGGTCACCGCCGGCGCCGCACGAGATCGCCTCAAACAACGCGCGGCTTTGTGCGCGCTTCCGACGCCTGCGCCGTAGCCTCCTCATTGGTCCGCGCCCTCCTTGGCCCGCCCCTGTTGGCCCGCCCCTCGAGGCCCTAACCAATAGGGTCGAGGTCCCTTGGTTCGCCTTGGAGCCGGTCGGGGGCTGGGTGTCCGCGAGTCCGGGCGTTGGTCCGGCTGTTCTGGTCCTGCCGCCCCTGGGCCAGAACCTGCTTTCCACCTGGAGTCACGGctctgagcctctgtcttccCCATCCGCCGAGCCCGGTGAGCCGGCACCTGTCTCTGGGGTCGTGGGGACGACAGGTCGGGACGGAGGGGAGGCACCTAGCGCACAGAGGATTCGCCGGCTTTTGTTTCACCGCGGCACTTAGGATGGGAAAGCGGGCACGGGAAGCCCGCGGTCAGCCATCGGGGGACGGGTGGCATATGTTCCCCGCGAAGGGTCCGAGAGCAAACGTTGTCATATTTACGTGCCTTTGGGTCTCTGTCGCAACCCCTCGACCGCGTTGGGCGATCGGATTGGTCCGTGGCTCTGTGCCCAGGGAACTTTATTGGCAGGCGGGTTTGGTGCACGGGCTGGGCGTTGCCCCCCTCCTCCCGGCCCCTCGTCCTCTCCG includes:
- the LOC118356500 gene encoding uncharacterized protein CXorf49 homolog yields the protein MSAPDEVSAWGVGLGLGPEGGGQASVRPAGRRAPRAPGRGLDLGPPRSGEGEGEGEGGFPDAEGFESEREVMEAGGPVPWGREGRPGAPADDKADALDYASHLADESAANTEQQLTDRDARGLRRNPSPESGAVEASGGWAGLEAGPSGRGALALGRVGSRPPSAAPLHVGGPEGGRAWGNPKRGAKGRSTVRVYRQRPPATEGPGGLPSDPESSDEFSEIQLMRVSIYSKEGGPAKPSSPEDPGDTARPANFHVREKFLHVRGPFLTSAPRGFTSVVERQAVGELDVSSSKKMPSVVWGKGESRPSYQGAAAVAAAAGGLPQATSRSKAAQEKKCLGGPSKVAPGKSFPSWGQRVSAAPLEPATFPPISGVPLLGRSERYSLAPSGPKQSKRAGAAGKKSVARRTREAEVAATAGEGGDSNRDAVLPKGQLPTQRPGPSSCMHRRECSSGDLHARAPQVPGSSEPWALSQGDVLHRGPALSGDQEPPGQPARPGRQQEPPAGAQGCLRCLVLQREIDDLKEQLAAMRSLADKGQSL